A part of Geoalkalibacter ferrihydriticus DSM 17813 genomic DNA contains:
- the hepT gene encoding type VII toxin-antitoxin system HepT family RNase toxin: MASMILLTKLDALQRCLARVAAKTPESVDLLQKDLDAQDIITLNLERAVQTCVDIAAHVVAQHNTPAPSTMGEGFDRLHDLGIISEHTALRMKNAVGFRNIAVHEYQKIDWLIVYRIITEHLDDFKDFARQVLEWADGKTG; this comes from the coding sequence ATGGCTTCGATGATTCTGCTGACCAAGCTCGATGCCCTGCAGCGATGTCTGGCGCGCGTTGCCGCCAAGACGCCGGAAAGCGTCGATTTGCTCCAAAAAGATCTGGACGCACAGGACATCATTACCCTGAATCTGGAGCGCGCCGTTCAAACCTGTGTCGATATCGCCGCGCATGTCGTCGCGCAGCACAACACCCCGGCACCAAGCACGATGGGCGAGGGTTTTGACCGATTGCACGACCTTGGGATCATTTCGGAACATACGGCATTACGAATGAAAAACGCCGTCGGCTTCCGCAATATCGCAGTTCATGAATATCAAAAAATTGATTGGCTCATCGTTTATCGGATTATCACCGAGCACCTTGACGATTTTAAGGATTTTGCGCGGCAAGTGCTGGAATGGGCTGA
- the mntA gene encoding type VII toxin-antitoxin system MntA family adenylyltransferase antitoxin, protein MKLDQMIDIINHTLSDFPEVRFSTLFGSAAQQRLTTRSDVDIAVAGKQKLNVDTKVRLSQALSSALKREVDLVDLQDVSGLILEQALCQAVIVKNADHELYARLLKRLWYNQADMMPYVRQILEHRSAQWLR, encoded by the coding sequence ATGAAGCTTGACCAAATGATCGACATCATCAACCATACCCTGAGCGACTTCCCAGAAGTGCGATTCAGCACCCTGTTCGGTTCCGCCGCCCAGCAACGGCTGACCACCCGCAGTGATGTCGATATCGCCGTCGCAGGTAAACAAAAGCTCAATGTTGATACCAAGGTTCGGCTATCTCAGGCTCTCTCGTCTGCGTTGAAACGCGAAGTCGATCTGGTCGATCTGCAGGATGTCTCCGGATTGATTCTGGAACAGGCACTTTGTCAGGCCGTTATCGTCAAAAACGCCGACCATGAGCTTTATGCCCGCCTGCTCAAACGTCTCTGGTACAACCAGGCTGACATGATGCCCTACGTCCGACAGATCCTGGAGCACAGGAGCGCGCAATGGCTTCGATGA
- a CDS encoding DUF2442 domain-containing protein, whose amino-acid sequence MQSAARGKNTSLEVTNISRHGFWLLYEGSEFFVPFEKFPWFRDVELKKIFNVNLESPGHFYWPDLDIDLSTKILRNPEKFELISRQ is encoded by the coding sequence ATGCAATCCGCAGCGCGTGGAAAAAACACTTCCTTGGAAGTAACTAACATTTCCCGGCACGGCTTCTGGCTGCTGTATGAGGGAAGTGAATTCTTTGTGCCATTCGAGAAATTTCCCTGGTTCAGGGATGTTGAGTTGAAGAAAATTTTCAATGTGAACCTTGAAAGTCCCGGCCACTTTTATTGGCCGGACCTTGATATCGATTTAAGTACAAAGATTTTGCGGAACCCGGAAAAATTTGAATTGATCAGTCGACAATGA
- a CDS encoding DUF4160 domain-containing protein, which produces MSPTIFREGKYRFFFFSREEERIHVHVVSPEGEAKFWIEPTVSLSDYVGLNKRQLMRLQKIVEERQDAIRSAWKKHFLGSN; this is translated from the coding sequence ATGAGCCCAACAATTTTTCGAGAAGGGAAATATCGATTTTTCTTTTTCAGCCGTGAAGAAGAACGGATTCATGTGCATGTTGTTTCCCCGGAAGGTGAGGCGAAGTTTTGGATTGAACCGACCGTGTCTTTGTCTGATTATGTTGGCTTAAACAAGCGGCAGTTGATGAGACTTCAGAAAATCGTTGAGGAGCGACAGGATGCAATCCGCAGCGCGTGGAAAAAACACTTCCTTGGAAGTAACTAA
- a CDS encoding TIGR04063 family PEP-CTERM/XrtA system glycosyltransferase, translating to MKILHVLDHSLPLHSGYTFRSQSIFRAQRARGWQPVVVTAPKHEQNWKGEWAPREVIGDFTYYRTGRVEESEVPFLTEGRMMRALTQRILEVAAREKPDLIHAHSPVLNAMPALRAARKLGLPMVYEIRAFWEDAAVDHGSYAEGSCKYKLVRGLETRVCHRADQVAILCNGLKHDLVKRGIAEDKITPVFNGVNPDDFKPTPPDAEYFEKWRLKGKKVIGFIGSFYRYEGLDLLVRAFAEACREDKNTVLLLVGGGETEPELWQLVGELGLADRVVMPGRIPHERVPGVYSMLDVLVYPRYPMRLTDLVTPLKPLEAMAMGKVLVASDVGGHRELIRHGQNGILFPAGNVDALAQALRDVAGDTDLCDHIRREAPQWVIDHHRWQVTTAVYEDIYDKAMSSVNGRLSAVAEV from the coding sequence ATGAAAATACTCCACGTACTCGATCACAGCCTGCCCCTGCACAGCGGCTACACCTTCCGCAGCCAGAGCATCTTTCGCGCCCAGCGTGCGCGGGGTTGGCAGCCGGTGGTGGTGACCGCGCCCAAGCATGAACAGAACTGGAAAGGCGAGTGGGCGCCGCGCGAGGTGATCGGCGACTTCACCTATTATCGCACCGGACGTGTCGAGGAAAGCGAGGTGCCCTTTCTCACCGAAGGGCGCATGATGCGTGCGCTCACCCAGCGTATCCTTGAAGTGGCCGCGCGCGAAAAACCTGATCTCATCCATGCCCATTCGCCGGTGCTCAACGCCATGCCCGCCCTGCGTGCCGCGCGCAAACTGGGTTTGCCCATGGTGTACGAAATTCGCGCCTTTTGGGAAGACGCCGCCGTCGATCACGGCAGCTATGCCGAGGGCTCCTGCAAATACAAGCTGGTGCGCGGTCTCGAAACGCGGGTCTGCCACCGGGCGGACCAGGTCGCGATCCTCTGTAACGGTCTCAAGCACGATCTGGTCAAGCGCGGCATCGCCGAAGACAAGATCACGCCGGTGTTCAACGGCGTCAATCCCGACGACTTCAAACCCACGCCGCCCGATGCCGAATATTTCGAAAAATGGCGGCTGAAAGGTAAAAAAGTCATCGGCTTCATCGGCTCCTTTTACCGCTACGAAGGGCTCGATTTGCTGGTGCGCGCCTTCGCCGAAGCCTGCCGCGAAGACAAAAACACCGTGCTGCTGCTCGTCGGCGGCGGTGAAACCGAACCCGAACTCTGGCAGCTCGTCGGCGAACTCGGCCTCGCCGACCGCGTGGTCATGCCCGGCCGTATTCCGCACGAGCGCGTGCCTGGTGTTTATTCCATGCTTGACGTGCTCGTCTATCCGCGCTATCCCATGCGCCTCACCGATCTGGTCACACCCCTCAAACCCCTGGAGGCCATGGCCATGGGCAAGGTTCTGGTGGCCAGCGACGTCGGCGGACATCGCGAACTGATCCGCCACGGCCAAAACGGCATCCTGTTTCCCGCCGGCAACGTCGATGCCCTCGCCCAGGCCCTGCGCGACGTCGCCGGAGATACGGACCTGTGCGACCACATCCGCCGCGAAGCGCCTCAGTGGGTCATCGATCATCACCGTTGGCAGGTGACGACAGCGGTGTATGAGGATATTTACGACAAGGCAATGAGTTCGGTCAACGGCCGCCTGTCAGCGGTCGCCGAGGTGTGA
- the wecB gene encoding non-hydrolyzing UDP-N-acetylglucosamine 2-epimerase, whose protein sequence is MKVLCVVGARPNFMKIAPIIDELKQRGIDYVLVHTGQHYDEKMSQFFFVDLGMPKPHVDLEVGSGSHARQTGEVLMRIEPVLERERPDVVIVVGDVNSTLAATLAAAKLGIPVAHVEAGLRSFDRAMPEEINRLMTDSVADFLFTTEELASEHLRREGIADEKIFFVGNTMIDSLMKHVQRADESSILQQLGVEARNYGVVTLHRPSNVDEPESLRGILEALSTIARDLPLVFPIHPRTRKRISEFGLDALLSQGFILSEPLGYLDFLKLNKDARIVLTDSGGIQEETTVLGVPCITLRHNTERPITVTAGTNQLVGSDKHQILAAAAKVLGGQAEKKQVPPLWDGKAAGRIVDILQRMV, encoded by the coding sequence ATGAAAGTTCTGTGTGTTGTCGGGGCGCGGCCCAATTTTATGAAAATCGCGCCCATCATCGATGAACTCAAACAGCGCGGCATCGACTATGTGCTTGTGCATACCGGTCAGCACTATGACGAGAAGATGAGTCAATTCTTTTTCGTCGATCTCGGAATGCCCAAGCCCCATGTCGATCTCGAGGTCGGCAGCGGCAGTCATGCGCGTCAGACCGGCGAAGTGCTCATGCGCATTGAGCCGGTTCTGGAGCGCGAACGGCCGGATGTGGTGATCGTCGTCGGCGATGTCAATTCAACGCTCGCCGCAACTCTCGCCGCCGCCAAGCTCGGCATCCCCGTCGCCCATGTCGAAGCGGGCCTGCGCAGTTTCGATCGCGCCATGCCCGAAGAGATCAACCGCCTCATGACCGACAGCGTGGCCGATTTTCTCTTCACCACCGAAGAGCTGGCGAGCGAGCATCTGCGCAGGGAAGGCATCGCCGATGAAAAGATTTTCTTCGTCGGCAACACCATGATCGACAGCTTGATGAAGCACGTGCAACGCGCCGATGAATCCTCCATTCTGCAGCAACTCGGCGTTGAAGCCAGGAACTACGGTGTCGTCACCCTGCATCGCCCCTCAAACGTCGACGAACCGGAGAGCCTGCGCGGCATTCTCGAAGCCTTGAGCACCATCGCCCGCGATCTGCCTCTGGTTTTCCCGATTCATCCGCGCACCCGCAAGCGCATCAGCGAATTCGGCCTGGACGCACTTCTCAGCCAGGGATTCATTCTCAGCGAACCCCTGGGCTATCTCGACTTTCTCAAGCTCAACAAAGATGCCCGCATCGTCCTCACTGACTCCGGCGGCATCCAGGAAGAAACCACGGTGCTCGGCGTCCCCTGCATCACCCTGCGCCACAACACCGAGCGCCCCATCACCGTCACCGCCGGCACCAACCAATTGGTGGGTTCGGATAAACACCAGATCCTCGCCGCCGCCGCCAAGGTGTTGGGCGGCCAGGCCGAGAAAAAACAGGTTCCGCCGTTGTGGGATGGAAAAGCGGCAGGACGTATTGTGGATATATTGCAACGGATGGTGTAG